The following are from one region of the Rhipicephalus microplus isolate Deutch F79 chromosome 1, USDA_Rmic, whole genome shotgun sequence genome:
- the LOC142767549 gene encoding BEN domain-containing protein 5-like, whose translation MELIDIDMDVIPRETTPPPDDCPRKENATVDIGSGLRINSCAWSHIQGHQKDSLFVKDLLLGIWPKEQLKNRSLQGKRCPRFPDRPAKTPLTPWKVEVMRDCYRRRLQRQGIPENLVPAALKQLNHFVVEKLADLERMAKREKDNLKPQESCE comes from the exons ATGGAGCTCATAGATATTGACATGGATGTGATTCCAAGGGAGACAACACCGCCACCAGATGATTGCCCAAGAAAAGAGAATGCCACG GTGGACATTGGCAGTGGCCTTCGAATAAATTCTTGTGCGTGGAGTCACATCCAGGGCCATCAAAAGGATTCTCTTTTTGTGAAAGACCTGCTTCTTGGAATTTGGCCAAAGGAGCAGCTGAAAAACCGCTCTTTGCAAG GAAAGCGGTGTCCACGATTTCCGGATCGGCCTGCAAAAACTCCACTGACGCCTTGGAAAGTGGAAGTGATGCGGG ATTGTTACAGACGGCGACTGCAGCGCCAAGGTATTCCTGAAAACCTTGTGCCTGCTGCACTCAAGCAGCTAAACCATTTTGTGGTGGAGAAGCTGGCAGACCTTGAGAGGATGGCAAAACG GGAGAAGGACAACCTTAAGCCACAGGAAAGCTGTGAATAA